A single genomic interval of Vicia villosa cultivar HV-30 ecotype Madison, WI unplaced genomic scaffold, Vvil1.0 ctg.002571F_1_1, whole genome shotgun sequence harbors:
- the LOC131639272 gene encoding uncharacterized protein At5g41620-like codes for MVEKWKKGVLVGKKGGTCTTPSPTWRFEPPSQLNNVVLTSTISARKLCANLWHIQHGGSILRWSRLCRKNTSSDQVAPYSRATSARLLNVLNRIWSLEEQLESNISAVKALKTELGRSRARMKELVRENQINTREMERLMKKITMEKFVRKSKERDRIKAAVQSIHEELEDERVLRKDSESLQWKLARELSEVKSLFSGCLRNLERERKARILLENLCGEFAKGIKSYEHEMRCLRRDSEYVEVKENSADQLVLHISEAWLDERAQMKLAQSGSDLIERFSIVDRLGFDIETFLRAKRCVDFRKYGYSSPKELKEIHSMESFSLQDAASGPQNMDQEDSVGSDWFEPKEIIIVEGLRKVGSRSRRNNATELHRENKGRKSSIMKEVMSCNDNNNNNKSCLVEKKSSEMKEDNIKLWKSKLIASGFGETESSTKSPKGVKENTLMAKLLEARLERQRSRSKGGKSTS; via the exons ATGGTGGAAAAGTGGAAGAAAGGTGTTTTGGTAGGGAAAAAGGGAGGAACTTGTACTACTCCATCACCTACATGGAGGTTTGAACCTCCATCTCAACTAAATAATGTTGTTTTAACTTCAACAATTTCTGCTAGAAAACTTTGTGCCAATCTCTGGCATATTCAACATGGTGGCAGCATTCTCCGGTGGAGCCGTCTATGCCGCAAAAACACCTCATCTGACCAG GTGGCGCCATATAGCCGTGCAACTTCTGCGCGGTTACTTAATGTACTAAACAGAATATGGAGTCTTGAAGAGCAACTAGAATCAAATATATCAGCAGTGAAAGCTTTAAAAACGGAACTAGGTCGCTCTCGAGCACGGATGAAGGAGTTAGTACGGGAGAACCAAATAAACACGCGGGAAATGGAGAGGTTAATGAAGAAAATTACAATGGAAAAGTTTGTTAGAAAGAGCAAAGAACGCGATAGAATTAAAGCGGCTGTACAATCGATTCATGAAGAGCTTGAAGATGAGAGAGTGTTGCGAAAGGACTCCGAAAGCTTGCAATGGAAGTTAGCTAGGGAGCTTTCTGAAGTGAAGTCTTTGTTCTCTGGTTGTTTGAGAAACCTGGAGCGAGAGAGAAAAGCGCGGATTCTATTGGAGAATTTGTGTGGCGAGTTTGCCAAAGGAATAAAAAGTTATGAACATGAAATGCGTTGTCTTAGGCGCGATTCTGAATATGTTGAAGTTAAAGAGAATAGCGCTGATCAGTTAGTGCTTCATATTTCAGAAGCTTGGCTTGACGAGCGCGCGCAAATGAAGTTAGCACAATCTGGCAGTGATCTCATAGAGAGATTTTCAATTGTGGACAGGTTAGGTTTTGATATAGAAACGTTTCTTCGTGCAAAACGTTGCGTGGATTTTAGAAAATACGGTTACTCCTCGCCCAAGGAGCTCAAGGAAATTCATTCTATGGAGTCCTTTTCACTGCAAGATGCTGCAAGTGGACCTCAAAATATGGATCAGGAAGATTCCGTTGGTAGTGACTGGTTTGAACCGAAAGAGATCATTATCGTTGAAGGACTCAGAAAAGTCGGCTCCAGATCACGAAGAAACAACGCTACTGAGCTCCATCGAGAAAATAAAGGAAGAAAAAGTTCAATCATGAAAGAGGTTATGTCgtgtaatgataataataataataataagagttgCTTGGTGGAGAAGAAATCAAGTGAAATGAAAGAAGACAACATAAAACTGTGGAAATCAAAGTTGATTGCTTCAGGTTTTGGCGAAACCGAGTCTTCAACCAAATCGCCAAAGGGAGTAAAGGAAAACACATTGATGGCAAAACTACTTGAAGCAAGACTAGAGAGACAGAGAAGTAGGTCTAAAGGTGGAAAAAGCACTTCTTGA
- the LOC131639267 gene encoding malate synthase, glyoxysomal: HPSTTKEKQTNSNYYVPEGVEVLGRYDAEFAKILTKDALKFVADLQREFRSHIKYALECRKEAKRRYNEGALPGFDPATRCIREGEWMCAPVPSAVSDRKVEITGPVERKMIINALNSGAKVFMADFEDALSPSWENLMRGQVNLKDAVAGTITFHDKGRNKVYKLNDEIAKLFVRTRGWHLPEAHILIDGEPATGCLVDFGLYFYHNHSTFRRTQGGGFGPFFYLPKMEHSREAKIWNKVFEKAEKMAGIERGSIRATVLIETLPAVFQMDEILYELRDHSVGLNCGRWDYIFSYVKTFQAHPDRLLPDRVQVGMTQHFMKSYSELLIRTCHRRGVHAMGGMAAQIPIKDDPVANEAALELVRKDKLREVKAGHDGTWAAHPGLIPSCMEIFTKNMGNAPNQIAIIKHEDAAKLTEEDLLQIPRGVRTMEGLRLNTRVGIQYVAAWLTGSGSVPLYNLMEDAATAEISRVQNWQWLKYGAELDGDGLGVKVSKELFGRVVEEEMVRIENEVGNDKFKKGMYKDACKIFTRQCTSPTLDDFLTLDAYNYIVIVHPVEVSKL, encoded by the exons CACCCTTCAACAACAAAAGAGAAGCAAACCAACTCTAACTATTATGTACCAGAAGGAGTTGAAGTTCTTGGACGATACGATGCAGAGTTTGCGAAAATCCTCACTAAAGATGCTTTGAAATTTGTTGCTGATTTACAACGTGAGTTCAGAAGCCATATAAAATATGCACTAGAGTGCAGAAAAGAAGCAAAGAGAAGATACAATGAAGGAGCTCTACCAGGTTTTGATCCAGCAACTAGATGCATAAGAGAAGGGGAATGGATGTGTGCACCTGTTCCATCAGCTGTCTCTGATAGGAAAGTTGAGATCACTGGTCCGGTCGAGAGAAAAATGATCATCAATGCTCTTAACTCCGGAGCTAAAGTCTTTATG GCTGATTTTGAGGATGCGCTGTCACCGAGCTGGGAGAATCTTATGAGAGGGCAAGTGAACTTGAAGGATGCTGTGGCTGGAACCATAACATTCCATGACAAAGGTAGAAACAAAGTTTATAAACTGAATGATGAGATAGCAAAGCTTTTTGTGCGAACGAGAGGTTGGCACTTACCTGAAGCTCATATTCTGATTGATGGTGAGCCTGCAACTGGTTGTCTTGTTGATTTTGGTCTATACTTTTACCATAATCACTCAACTTTCCGGCGTACTCAAGGTGGTGGTTTTGGCCCTTTCTTTTACCTTCCCAAAATGGAGCATTCAAG AGAAGCTAAGATATGGAACAAAGTGTTTGAAAAGGCGGAGAAGATGGCGGGAATTGAAAGAGGAAGCATCAGAGCAACTGTTCTGATTGAAACACTTCCCGCAGTGTTTCAAATGGATGAAATTCTGTATGAGCTCAGAGATCATTCTGTTGGTCTGAACTGTGGGCGTTGGGATTACATTTTCAGTTATGTTAAGACTTTCCAAGCTCATCCAGACCGGTTGCTACCCGATCGGGTCCAAGTTGGCATGACTCAACACTTCATGAAGAGCTACTCGGAACTTCTTATCAGGACATGTCATAGGCGCGGCGTACACGCCATGGGAGGAATG GCTGCTCAAATTCCGATTAAAGACGATCCGGTGGCTAATGAGGCGGCACTAGAATTGGTTAGAAAAGATAAACTTAGGGAAGTGAAGGCAGGTCATGATGGAACATGGGCTGCACATCCCGGTCTAATTCCATCATGTATGGAGATTTTCACCAAAAACATGGGAAATGCACCTAATCAGATAGCAATAATCAAACACGAGGACGCTGCAAAGTTAACCGAAGAAGATCTCTTGCAGATACCTAGAGGAGTCCGGACGATGGAAGGTTTACGGTTGAATACAAGGGTTGGAATTCAGTATGTGGCAGCATGGCTAACAGGATCAGGCTCTGTGCCTCTTTACAATCTCATGGAAGATGCCGCGACTGCTGAGATTAGTAGGGTTCAGAATTGGCAGTGGCTTAAGTATGGAGCTGAACTTGATGGCGATGGACTCGGAGTGAAAGTGAGCAAAGAACTTTTCGGTAGAGTTGTTGAAGAAGAGATGGTTAGGATTGAAAATGAGGTTGGAAATGATAAGTTCAAGAAAGGAATGTATAAGGATGCTTGCAAGATCTTCACTAGGCAATGCACTTCACCAACACTTGATGATTTTCTCACTCTTGATGCCTATAATTATATTGTCATAGTTCACCCTGTCGAAGTTTCAAAGCTTTGA